A DNA window from Paenibacillus andongensis contains the following coding sequences:
- a CDS encoding homoserine dehydrogenase, with product MELKIALLGFGVVGQGLTEILEEKSKILAGDTGFQAKIVAISDMMKGSIYNPDGLNAAEALRAVKETGKLDTYPDEPGLIRGWDSFKTIQETNADTIVELTFTDVRTGQPAIDHCRAAFECKKHVVMSNKGPVALAYQELSELARKNGVRWGYEGTVMSGTPALRMPITSLAGNRIDEIKGILNGTTNYMLTQMEAGMSYEEALAEAQALGYAEADPTSDVEGYDAQYKITILSNIVMNMPLKREDVVCEGISKLTQADIQKAKSEGKRWKLIAKCYREGDRLLAKVGPEAIPLTDPLAGVGGAVNAITYYCDLAGPITLMGAGAGRKETGFSILIDLINIHRSQL from the coding sequence GGTCTGACGGAAATTTTGGAAGAGAAGAGTAAAATTTTGGCCGGGGATACAGGTTTTCAAGCCAAAATTGTGGCGATTTCGGATATGATGAAGGGCTCTATCTACAATCCTGACGGCTTGAATGCAGCGGAAGCTCTTCGGGCTGTCAAAGAAACGGGGAAACTGGATACTTATCCCGATGAGCCAGGTCTAATCAGGGGCTGGGATAGCTTTAAGACGATACAAGAAACGAATGCGGATACGATTGTTGAGCTTACGTTCACAGATGTGCGCACAGGCCAGCCAGCTATTGATCATTGCCGTGCTGCATTTGAATGTAAGAAGCATGTCGTAATGAGCAATAAAGGCCCCGTTGCATTGGCCTATCAGGAGCTGTCTGAACTGGCGCGCAAAAATGGCGTTCGTTGGGGCTACGAAGGAACCGTCATGAGCGGAACACCGGCGCTAAGAATGCCGATTACTTCATTGGCGGGCAATCGCATTGATGAGATTAAGGGGATATTGAACGGGACGACGAACTATATGCTCACCCAAATGGAAGCGGGTATGAGCTATGAGGAGGCTTTGGCGGAGGCTCAGGCGCTCGGTTATGCCGAAGCGGATCCGACAAGTGATGTCGAGGGCTATGATGCCCAGTATAAAATCACTATTTTGAGCAATATTGTCATGAATATGCCGCTCAAGAGGGAGGATGTCGTCTGCGAAGGGATCAGCAAGCTGACGCAAGCGGATATTCAAAAGGCAAAATCAGAAGGGAAACGATGGAAGCTAATCGCCAAATGCTACCGGGAAGGCGACCGTCTTCTGGCAAAAGTAGGTCCTGAAGCGATTCCGTTGACCGATCCACTCGCTGGTGTCGGAGGCGCTGTGAATGCGATTACTTATTATTGTGATCTGGCAGGTCCGATCACACTGATGGGAGCCGGAGCCGGTCGCAAGGAAACAGGCTTCTCGATTCTGATAGATTTGATTAATATTCACCGCAGCCAGTTGTAG